In Bacillus sp. NP247, one DNA window encodes the following:
- a CDS encoding ThiF family adenylyltransferase has product MLHQFSRNELAFGKEGLEILKNSTVGILGIGGVGSFSAEALARSGVGRLVLVDKDVVDITNVNRQIHALVSTVGRSKVELMKERIADINPECEVIGLEMFYTDETYEEFFKHGLDFVVDASDTITFKIHLIKQCLRRKIKIISCMGAANKMDPTRFRIADISKTHTDPIAKVIRTKLRKDGIKKGVKVVFSDENPIVIREEVRKEIVPDENAKIRKAKLPPSSNAFVPSVAGLIMASHVVRERIKNVEVKRVGQE; this is encoded by the coding sequence ATGTTACATCAATTTTCACGTAATGAATTAGCCTTTGGAAAAGAAGGCCTTGAAATATTAAAAAATAGTACAGTCGGTATTTTAGGAATTGGCGGCGTAGGGTCATTTTCGGCAGAAGCGTTAGCACGTTCTGGCGTAGGACGTCTTGTATTAGTTGATAAAGACGTTGTAGATATTACAAACGTAAACCGTCAAATCCACGCGTTAGTATCTACTGTAGGACGTTCAAAAGTAGAATTAATGAAAGAGCGTATTGCAGACATTAATCCAGAATGTGAAGTAATTGGACTAGAGATGTTTTATACAGATGAAACATATGAAGAGTTTTTTAAACACGGTTTAGATTTCGTAGTAGATGCATCTGATACGATTACGTTCAAAATTCATTTAATTAAGCAATGTTTACGTCGTAAAATCAAAATTATCTCATGTATGGGTGCGGCAAATAAAATGGACCCAACTCGTTTCCGTATTGCGGACATTTCTAAAACACATACAGATCCAATTGCGAAAGTAATTCGTACGAAGCTTCGTAAAGATGGTATTAAAAAAGGTGTAAAAGTTGTCTTCTCTGACGAAAACCCAATCGTAATTCGTGAAGAAGTACGTAAAGAAATCGTACCAGACGAAAATGCAAAAATTCGTAAAGCGAAATTACCGCCTTCTTCAAATGCATTTGTACCATCTGTGGCTGGTTTAATTATGGCGAGTCACGTTGTACGTGAACGTATTAAAAACGTAGAAGTGAAGCGTGTAGGGCAAGAATAA
- the cymR gene encoding cysteine metabolism transcriptional regulator CymR produces the protein MKISTKGRYGLTIMIDLAKKFGEGPISLKSIAQAHDLSEHYLEQLISPLRNARLVKSTRGAYGGYVLSDQPVNITAGDVIRVLEGPISVVEMIEEEEPAQRQLWMRVRDAVQEVLDSTTLEDLVRYEEENHGGYMFYI, from the coding sequence ATGAAGATTTCAACGAAAGGCCGCTACGGCTTAACAATTATGATCGACCTTGCAAAAAAGTTTGGTGAAGGCCCAATTTCATTAAAATCAATAGCGCAGGCACATGACCTATCTGAGCATTATTTAGAGCAATTAATTTCACCACTCCGTAACGCTCGTCTTGTAAAGAGTACGCGCGGGGCATATGGCGGATATGTATTATCTGATCAGCCAGTCAACATTACAGCTGGAGATGTAATCCGTGTACTAGAGGGTCCAATTAGTGTTGTAGAAATGATAGAAGAAGAAGAACCAGCACAACGCCAATTATGGATGCGTGTTCGTGATGCGGTGCAAGAAGTATTAGATAGTACAACTTTAGAAGATTTAGTACGTTATGAGGAAGAAAATCACGGGGGCTATATGTTTTACATTTAA
- a CDS encoding replication-associated recombination protein A, translating into MKQPLAHRMRPTNIQEIIGQQHLVGEGKILWRMVQANHFQSMILYGPPGTGKTSIASAIAGSTGTPFRLLNAVTHNKKDMEVVIQEAKMHRHLVLILDEVHRLDKAKQDFLLPHLESGLLTLIGATTSNPFHAINSAIRSRCQIFELHALTEDDILIGLKRALEDNEKGLGEYDVTVTAEALHHFANASGGDMRSAYNALELAVLSSFTTDDKAAEITLEIAEECLQKKSFVHDKGGDAHYDVLSAFQKSVRGSDVNAALHYLARLIEAGDLQSIGRRLLIMAYEDIGLASPQAGQRTLAAIESAERVGFPEARIPLANAVIELCLSPKSNSAYKALDAALHDLRNGQTGDIPSHLKDSHYKGAESLGRGIGYLYPHDQPNGWVQQQYLPDKIKNKQYYKPKTTGKFEQALSTVYERLQSSHKTKNKG; encoded by the coding sequence ATGAAACAACCACTCGCACATCGAATGCGCCCTACAAATATTCAAGAAATTATCGGACAACAACATTTAGTTGGTGAAGGCAAGATTTTATGGCGAATGGTCCAAGCAAATCATTTTCAATCAATGATTTTATATGGTCCTCCAGGCACAGGAAAAACATCAATCGCTAGCGCAATTGCAGGAAGTACTGGAACCCCGTTTCGCCTCTTAAACGCTGTTACTCATAATAAAAAAGATATGGAAGTTGTCATACAAGAAGCGAAGATGCATCGACACCTCGTTTTAATTTTGGATGAAGTTCATAGGCTAGATAAAGCGAAGCAAGACTTTCTATTACCCCATTTAGAAAGCGGACTTCTTACTTTAATTGGTGCAACGACAAGCAATCCATTCCATGCTATTAATTCTGCTATTCGAAGTCGTTGTCAAATTTTCGAATTACACGCATTAACAGAAGATGATATTTTAATTGGCTTAAAACGAGCGCTTGAAGATAACGAAAAAGGGCTTGGGGAATATGATGTAACTGTCACGGCTGAAGCATTACATCACTTTGCAAATGCATCAGGCGGTGATATGCGCTCAGCTTATAATGCACTTGAACTAGCTGTTTTATCTAGCTTTACAACTGACGATAAAGCTGCGGAAATTACACTTGAAATTGCTGAAGAATGTTTACAGAAAAAGAGTTTCGTTCACGACAAAGGTGGCGATGCTCACTATGACGTTCTATCTGCTTTTCAAAAATCAGTACGCGGAAGTGATGTGAACGCCGCACTTCATTATTTAGCACGTCTTATTGAAGCAGGTGACTTACAAAGCATCGGTAGACGTCTGCTTATTATGGCATATGAAGATATAGGACTTGCTAGCCCACAAGCTGGACAACGTACACTTGCAGCAATTGAATCAGCTGAACGAGTCGGCTTCCCAGAGGCACGCATACCACTTGCAAATGCCGTTATCGAGCTTTGCTTATCACCAAAATCAAATTCAGCTTATAAAGCGCTTGATGCTGCATTACACGATTTGCGTAACGGTCAAACAGGTGACATTCCAAGTCATTTAAAAGATAGTCATTACAAAGGCGCCGAATCGTTAGGTAGGGGTATCGGATACTTGTATCCACACGATCAGCCAAATGGGTGGGTACAACAACAATACTTACCTGATAAAATTAAAAACAAGCAATATTACAAACCGAAAACGACAGGAAAATTTGAACAAGCACTTTCTACAGTTTATGAAAGATTACAAAGTTCGCATAAAACGAAAAATAAAGGGTAA
- a CDS encoding ATP-dependent RecD-like DNA helicase, whose amino-acid sequence MGNQHAMDLFEEEKKFIKAQVLHTIFHNEENLYSVVSMKVIETNETYDEKKVMINGHFPRMHEDEVFTLTGHFKDHPKYGKQYLVETFKKELPQTKAGMVQYLASDLFKGIGKRTAEKIVDHLGEHAISKIMDDPDALNGVVNKQKAQEIYETIIEHQGLEKVMSFLNGYGFGTKLSIKIYQQYKEMTLEVIRNNPYKLIEEVDGIGFGRADDIGRAIGITGNHDDRVRAGCFYTLENISLQLGHVYMEKGQLVRETMSLLNNQEGRVTEEDIVGCVEMMQSEGKVIIEEERVYLASLFYSEKGVVKSIRRLMNQEETPAFPEAEVLKTLGEIEEQLKVQYAPLQQEAVQTALHKPMMLLTGGPGTGKTTVIKGIVEMYASLHGVSLNPNEYSDDNPFPILLTAPTGRAAKRMSESTGLPACTIHRLLGWTPEGSFQRNETDPVQGKLLIIDEFSMVDIWLANQLFKSLPTNIQVIVVGDEDQLPSVGPGQVLKDLLNAGAVPTVKLTEIYRQAEGSSVIQLAHAIKDGTLPPDLAQNKKDRSFISCTGAQIVEVVKKVCENAKTKGFSARDVQVLAPMYRGPAGINVLNEALQEVFNPKKEKSKEIAYGDVVYRRGDKVLQLVNQPESQVFNGDIGEIVSVFYAKENVEQQDMIIVSFDGIEVTYTKPDLNQITHAYCCSIHKSQGSEFPIVIMPIVKSYNRMLRRNLIYTGITRSKKFLIICGEEAAFQSGVNRLDDAMRQTTLAGRLQESQGEVQLVTVNGEEMDVENISPYDFM is encoded by the coding sequence ATGGGAAATCAACATGCAATGGATTTGTTTGAGGAAGAGAAAAAATTTATAAAAGCGCAAGTTCTTCATACCATTTTCCACAACGAAGAAAACCTCTATTCCGTTGTCAGTATGAAAGTCATTGAAACGAATGAAACATACGACGAAAAAAAAGTAATGATAAACGGTCATTTTCCCCGTATGCATGAAGATGAAGTGTTTACATTAACAGGTCATTTTAAAGACCACCCAAAGTATGGGAAACAATATTTAGTTGAAACGTTTAAGAAAGAATTGCCACAAACAAAAGCAGGTATGGTGCAATATTTAGCAAGCGATTTATTTAAAGGGATTGGAAAGCGTACAGCCGAAAAAATCGTTGATCATCTAGGTGAGCATGCGATTTCTAAAATTATGGATGATCCCGATGCGTTAAATGGTGTTGTAAACAAGCAAAAAGCGCAGGAAATATATGAGACGATTATTGAGCATCAAGGGCTAGAGAAAGTGATGAGTTTTTTAAATGGCTACGGTTTTGGAACAAAACTTTCTATTAAAATTTATCAGCAATATAAAGAGATGACATTAGAAGTGATTCGTAATAATCCATATAAGCTTATTGAAGAAGTGGACGGAATTGGGTTTGGAAGAGCAGATGATATAGGGCGTGCAATCGGAATAACGGGCAATCATGACGACCGTGTACGTGCAGGGTGTTTTTATACGTTAGAGAATATTTCATTACAACTCGGTCACGTGTATATGGAAAAAGGTCAGCTTGTAAGAGAAACGATGTCACTTTTAAATAATCAAGAAGGCAGAGTGACTGAGGAAGATATTGTAGGCTGCGTTGAAATGATGCAAAGTGAAGGGAAAGTCATAATAGAAGAAGAGCGAGTGTATTTAGCTTCTTTATTCTATTCTGAGAAAGGCGTTGTAAAGTCAATTCGTCGTCTTATGAATCAAGAAGAAACCCCGGCATTCCCTGAAGCAGAAGTGTTAAAAACATTAGGAGAAATTGAAGAACAGCTAAAGGTGCAGTATGCGCCGCTTCAGCAAGAAGCAGTTCAAACTGCACTTCATAAGCCGATGATGTTATTAACAGGTGGACCAGGAACGGGGAAAACAACAGTTATTAAAGGAATTGTTGAAATGTATGCATCACTTCACGGAGTATCCTTAAATCCGAATGAATATAGTGATGATAATCCATTTCCAATATTATTAACGGCTCCAACTGGAAGAGCAGCGAAGCGAATGAGTGAATCGACAGGGCTTCCGGCGTGCACAATTCATCGTCTGCTCGGTTGGACGCCAGAAGGGTCTTTCCAGCGTAATGAAACCGATCCAGTACAAGGAAAGTTACTCATTATTGATGAGTTTTCAATGGTTGACATTTGGCTTGCAAATCAGCTATTCAAGTCACTTCCGACAAATATTCAAGTTATCGTTGTAGGTGATGAAGATCAGTTGCCATCTGTAGGACCTGGACAAGTGTTAAAAGATTTATTGAATGCAGGTGCGGTTCCAACGGTCAAGCTTACAGAAATTTATCGTCAAGCGGAAGGGTCATCTGTTATTCAACTTGCCCATGCGATAAAAGACGGAACACTTCCACCAGATTTAGCGCAAAATAAAAAAGATCGTTCATTTATCAGCTGTACAGGAGCCCAAATCGTTGAAGTTGTAAAAAAAGTATGTGAAAATGCCAAGACAAAAGGATTTAGTGCAAGAGATGTACAAGTATTAGCGCCGATGTACCGTGGGCCTGCTGGTATTAATGTGCTGAATGAAGCATTGCAAGAAGTGTTTAATCCGAAAAAAGAAAAGAGTAAAGAAATTGCTTACGGTGATGTTGTATACCGCAGAGGTGATAAAGTACTGCAACTCGTTAATCAGCCAGAGAGCCAAGTGTTTAATGGTGATATCGGAGAAATCGTTTCGGTGTTTTATGCGAAAGAAAACGTTGAGCAACAAGATATGATTATCGTTTCATTTGATGGGATTGAAGTAACCTATACAAAGCCAGATTTAAATCAAATTACACATGCATATTGCTGCTCGATTCATAAATCACAAGGTAGTGAATTTCCGATTGTTATTATGCCGATTGTAAAAAGCTATAACCGTATGTTACGTCGTAATTTAATTTACACGGGTATTACAAGGAGTAAGAAATTCCTTATTATTTGCGGGGAGGAAGCAGCTTTTCAATCCGGTGTAAATCGTCTTGATGATGCAATGCGTCAAACGACTTTAGCTGGTCGATTGCAAGAATCACAAGGCGAAGTGCAGTTGGTGACGGTTAATGGTGAAGAAATGGACGTGGAAAACATTTCACCGTATGATTTCATGTAA
- the aspS gene encoding aspartate--tRNA ligase, with the protein MAERTHACGKVTVEAVGQTVQLKGWVQKRRDLGGLIFIDLRDRTGIVQVVFNPETSKEALEVAETIRSEYVLHVEGTVVERGEGAINDNMVTGRIEVQATKVNVLNAAKTTPIIIADDTDASEDVRLKYRYLDLRRPAMFNTFKMRHDVTKTIRNFLDTEEFLEVETPILTKSTPEGARDYLVPSRVHDGEFYALPQSPQLFKQLLMVGGFERYYQVARCFRDEDLRADRQPEFTQIDIEASFLTQDEILEMMERMMTKVMKDAKGVEVNAPFPRMKYADAMARYGSDKPDTRFEMELTDLSEFAAGCGFKVFTSAVENGGQVKAINAKGAASKYSRKDIDALTEFVKVYGAKGLAWLKVEEDGLKGPIAKFFGEEDANVLMSTLEANAGDLLLFVADKKSVVADSLGALRLRLGKELELIDESKFNFLWVTDWPLLEYDEDADRYFAAHHPFTMPFREDVELLETAPEKARAQAYDLVLNGYELGGGSLRIYERDVQEKMFKALGFSQEEAQEQFGFLLEAFEYGTPPHGGIALGLDRLVMLLAGRTNLRDTIAFPKTASASCLLTEAPSPVAEAQLEELSLKLSVKEEK; encoded by the coding sequence GTGGCTGAAAGAACACATGCATGCGGAAAAGTAACAGTAGAAGCGGTTGGACAAACAGTTCAATTAAAAGGTTGGGTACAAAAACGCCGTGATTTAGGTGGATTAATCTTTATCGACTTACGTGACCGTACAGGTATCGTACAAGTTGTATTTAACCCAGAAACATCAAAAGAAGCGTTAGAAGTAGCAGAAACGATTCGTAGCGAATACGTATTACACGTAGAAGGTACAGTTGTTGAACGTGGTGAAGGCGCAATTAATGACAATATGGTAACTGGTCGTATTGAAGTACAAGCAACGAAAGTAAACGTATTAAACGCAGCGAAAACAACGCCAATCATTATTGCTGATGATACAGATGCGTCAGAAGATGTGCGTTTAAAATATCGTTATTTAGACTTACGTCGTCCTGCAATGTTCAACACATTCAAAATGCGTCATGACGTAACGAAAACAATTCGTAACTTCTTAGATACAGAAGAGTTTTTAGAAGTTGAAACACCAATTTTAACGAAGAGCACGCCAGAAGGAGCTCGCGACTATTTAGTACCAAGCCGTGTGCATGATGGTGAATTTTATGCATTACCTCAATCTCCGCAGCTATTTAAACAGCTTCTTATGGTCGGTGGATTTGAGCGTTACTATCAAGTAGCACGTTGTTTCCGTGACGAAGATTTACGTGCGGACCGTCAACCAGAATTCACGCAAATCGATATCGAGGCATCATTCTTAACGCAAGATGAAATTTTAGAAATGATGGAGCGTATGATGACGAAAGTTATGAAGGATGCAAAAGGTGTAGAAGTTAATGCGCCATTCCCTCGTATGAAATATGCTGATGCAATGGCTCGATACGGTTCTGATAAGCCGGATACACGCTTTGAAATGGAACTAACAGACCTATCTGAATTTGCAGCAGGCTGTGGCTTTAAAGTATTTACAAGTGCTGTAGAAAACGGCGGACAAGTAAAAGCAATTAATGCAAAAGGCGCTGCGAGCAAATACTCTCGTAAAGATATCGATGCATTAACTGAATTCGTAAAAGTATACGGTGCAAAAGGTCTAGCTTGGCTTAAAGTTGAAGAAGATGGCCTAAAAGGACCGATTGCAAAATTCTTCGGTGAAGAAGATGCAAACGTGTTAATGAGTACATTAGAAGCTAATGCTGGCGACTTATTACTATTCGTAGCAGATAAAAAGAGCGTTGTTGCAGATAGCTTAGGTGCACTTCGTTTACGTCTAGGTAAAGAGCTTGAGTTAATTGACGAAAGTAAATTTAACTTCCTATGGGTAACAGATTGGCCACTTCTTGAGTACGATGAAGATGCAGATCGTTACTTCGCAGCTCACCACCCATTCACAATGCCATTCCGTGAAGACGTTGAGTTATTAGAAACAGCGCCAGAAAAAGCACGTGCACAAGCATATGACCTTGTATTAAACGGTTATGAGCTTGGTGGTGGATCACTTCGTATTTACGAGCGTGACGTACAAGAAAAAATGTTCAAAGCACTTGGATTCTCACAAGAAGAAGCGCAAGAACAATTCGGATTCTTATTAGAAGCATTCGAATACGGTACACCACCACACGGCGGAATTGCATTAGGTTTAGACCGTCTTGTTATGTTACTTGCAGGTCGTACGAACCTTCGTGATACAATTGCATTCCCGAAAACAGCAAGCGCAAGCTGCTTGTTAACAGAAGCGCCAAGCCCAGTTGCAGAAGCTCAGCTTGAAGAGCTAAGCTTAAAATTGAGCGTGAAAGAAGAGAAGTAA
- a CDS encoding RsfA family transcriptional regulator encodes MKTRQDAWTKEDDLLLAETVLRHIRSGSTQIKAFDEVGDTLNRTSAACGFRWNAEVRPYYEDAVQIAKKQRKELKRSEAKIEKEQFTQTRQLVIDAEFSEDIAPNKQDLTMQNVISFLQNLEHNNPSLAKLQTENDVLQDQLTSLKKTNNELEAKLAVLTKKQQAIEEDYAMLVRIMDRARKLVSVEEQEEQIAPIFKTDQNGNLDIIYSAEN; translated from the coding sequence ATGAAAACACGTCAAGATGCATGGACAAAAGAAGACGATCTCCTGTTAGCTGAAACTGTTTTACGACATATTCGCAGTGGAAGTACACAAATAAAAGCATTCGATGAAGTTGGTGATACATTAAACCGAACTTCAGCAGCTTGTGGCTTTAGATGGAATGCTGAAGTAAGACCATATTATGAAGATGCGGTGCAAATTGCAAAAAAACAACGTAAAGAATTAAAGCGTTCGGAAGCTAAAATAGAAAAAGAGCAGTTCACACAAACTCGGCAACTCGTAATCGATGCCGAGTTTTCAGAAGATATTGCCCCAAATAAACAAGATCTTACAATGCAAAATGTCATCTCATTTTTGCAAAACTTGGAACACAATAACCCTTCACTCGCAAAGTTACAAACTGAAAATGACGTATTACAAGATCAGCTCACTTCCCTGAAAAAAACGAATAATGAACTTGAAGCAAAATTAGCTGTTCTCACAAAAAAACAACAAGCAATCGAAGAAGATTATGCAATGCTTGTTAGAATTATGGATCGTGCTCGAAAACTTGTTTCGGTCGAAGAACAAGAAGAGCAAATTGCTCCGATTTTCAAAACCGATCAAAATGGAAATTTAGATATTATATATTCTGCAGAAAATTAA
- a CDS encoding cysteine desulfurase family protein: protein MERIYLDHAATSPTHPEVVEKMIPYMTEIFGNPSSIHFYGRQTRHAVDEARRVCARSIHASPNEIIFTSGGTEADNLALIGVARANRHKGNHIITTQIEHHAILHTCELLKREGFEVTYLPVDETGRVQVSDIQKALTEETILVSIMFGNNEVGTMQPIAEIGKLLKEHQAYFHTDAVQAYGLLSIDVKEFGIDLLSISAHKINGPKGVGFLYAGANVKFEPLLIGGEQERKRRAGTENVPSIAGLQQAILITEKTREQKNAQYEEFKDIMVSVFKNEDITFEVNGNLEYRLPHVFNVSFTGMNIEPFLVNLDLAGIAVSSGSACTAGSIDPSHVLVAMFGKDSDQIRSSVRFSFGLGNTKEQIEKAAYETVKIVKRLTQN, encoded by the coding sequence ATGGAACGCATTTACTTAGATCATGCTGCGACATCTCCGACTCACCCAGAAGTGGTCGAAAAGATGATTCCATATATGACAGAAATATTTGGAAACCCGTCTAGTATTCACTTTTATGGGCGTCAAACGCGCCATGCGGTAGATGAGGCGAGACGTGTGTGTGCACGTAGCATTCACGCGAGTCCAAATGAAATTATATTCACGAGCGGTGGTACAGAAGCTGATAATTTAGCACTTATAGGTGTAGCGCGCGCGAATCGTCACAAAGGTAACCACATTATTACAACGCAAATTGAACATCATGCGATTTTGCATACGTGTGAATTGTTAAAGCGTGAAGGATTTGAAGTGACGTATTTACCTGTTGATGAAACAGGGCGTGTTCAAGTTTCTGACATACAAAAGGCACTAACAGAAGAGACGATTCTTGTATCTATTATGTTCGGGAATAATGAAGTAGGGACAATGCAACCAATTGCGGAAATAGGTAAGCTGTTAAAAGAACATCAAGCTTATTTCCACACAGATGCTGTACAAGCCTACGGTTTATTATCGATTGATGTGAAAGAATTTGGAATTGATTTATTATCAATTTCAGCTCACAAAATTAACGGGCCAAAAGGTGTCGGGTTCCTATATGCTGGTGCAAATGTGAAGTTTGAACCGTTATTAATAGGCGGAGAGCAAGAAAGAAAACGCCGTGCTGGTACTGAAAATGTACCTAGTATTGCCGGACTGCAGCAAGCAATTTTGATAACTGAAAAAACTCGTGAGCAAAAAAATGCCCAATATGAAGAGTTTAAAGATATAATGGTATCTGTCTTCAAAAATGAAGACATTACTTTCGAGGTAAACGGAAACTTGGAATATCGCTTACCACATGTGTTTAATGTAAGTTTTACAGGAATGAATATTGAACCATTTCTTGTAAACTTAGACTTAGCTGGCATCGCAGTATCAAGTGGTTCTGCTTGTACAGCTGGTTCGATTGACCCATCACATGTATTAGTGGCGATGTTCGGAAAAGACTCCGATCAAATACGTTCATCCGTACGCTTTAGTTTCGGTCTTGGAAATACGAAAGAGCAAATTGAAAAAGCGGCGTACGAAACAGTGAAAATCGTGAAGCGATTAACACAAAATTAG
- a CDS encoding tetratricopeptide repeat protein, with translation MSNKLETGIKYMREGNWEEAAKNFTEAIEENPKDALGYINFANLLDALGDSERAILFYKRALELDDKSAAAYYGLGNVYYGQEQFAEAKGVFEQAMQAGLQSADVTFMLGITHVQLGNDRLALPFLQRATELDKDDVEAVFQCGLCFARLEHIQEAKPYFEKVLEMDEEHADAYYNLGVAYVFEEDNEKALTLFKKATEIQPDHFLAGNGIRLLEQEAE, from the coding sequence ATGTCAAACAAACTTGAAACAGGTATTAAATATATGCGAGAAGGAAACTGGGAAGAAGCAGCTAAAAATTTCACAGAAGCAATCGAAGAAAATCCGAAAGATGCGCTTGGATACATTAACTTTGCGAATTTATTAGATGCATTAGGTGATAGTGAGCGAGCAATTTTATTTTATAAACGTGCATTAGAATTAGATGATAAATCTGCGGCTGCTTATTATGGTCTAGGAAACGTATATTACGGTCAAGAGCAATTTGCAGAGGCGAAGGGTGTATTTGAACAAGCGATGCAAGCGGGATTACAATCAGCGGATGTAACATTTATGTTAGGTATCACACATGTGCAACTTGGAAATGATCGTCTTGCACTTCCATTTTTACAAAGAGCGACGGAATTAGATAAAGACGATGTAGAAGCTGTTTTCCAATGCGGACTTTGCTTCGCGCGACTAGAACATATTCAAGAGGCAAAACCTTATTTTGAAAAGGTATTAGAAATGGATGAAGAGCATGCAGATGCGTATTATAATTTAGGTGTTGCGTACGTATTCGAAGAAGATAACGAGAAAGCTCTTACTTTATTTAAGAAAGCGACTGAAATTCAGCCAGACCACTTTTTAGCTGGTAATGGTATTCGTTTATTAGAGCAAGAAGCTGAATAA
- the mnmA gene encoding tRNA 2-thiouridine(34) synthase MnmA → MNKLPHETRVVIGMSGGVDSSVAALLLKEQGYDVIGIFMKNWDDTDANGVCTATEDYNDVIEVCNQIGIPYYAVNFEKQYWDKVFTYFLDEYRAGRTPNPDVMCNKEIKFKAFLEHAIALGADYVATGHYARVAYMDGEYKMLRGVDDNKDQTYFLNQLSQEQLSKTMFPLGELKKPQIREMATEAGLATAAKKDSTGICFIGERNFKDFLSNYLPAQPGVMQTLSGEVKGKHDGLMYYTIGQRHGLGIGGNGDPWFAVGKNLKENILYVDQGFHNELLYGDEVIATNVGWVSNKAKEKEFTCTAKFRYRQADNKVTVQIVDENTVRILCDEPIRAITPGQAVVFYDGDECLGGATIDEVYHSGKKLDYLG, encoded by the coding sequence ATGAACAAACTACCTCACGAAACACGCGTTGTCATCGGGATGTCCGGTGGCGTCGATTCATCTGTAGCAGCTCTTTTATTAAAAGAGCAAGGTTATGATGTAATCGGAATTTTTATGAAAAACTGGGATGATACAGATGCAAATGGTGTCTGCACAGCAACAGAAGATTACAATGATGTAATTGAAGTGTGTAACCAAATCGGCATTCCGTATTATGCAGTAAACTTTGAAAAACAATACTGGGATAAAGTATTTACGTACTTTTTAGATGAGTACCGAGCTGGTCGTACACCAAACCCAGATGTAATGTGTAACAAAGAAATTAAATTTAAAGCATTTTTAGAGCATGCAATTGCACTTGGTGCTGATTATGTAGCAACAGGCCATTATGCACGTGTTGCTTATATGGACGGCGAATATAAAATGCTTCGCGGCGTTGATGACAATAAAGATCAAACATATTTCTTAAATCAATTAAGCCAAGAGCAATTATCAAAAACAATGTTCCCATTAGGTGAATTAAAGAAACCACAAATTCGCGAGATGGCGACAGAAGCTGGTTTAGCGACAGCAGCGAAGAAAGATAGTACTGGTATTTGCTTCATCGGTGAGCGTAACTTTAAAGATTTCTTAAGTAACTATTTACCAGCGCAACCAGGTGTGATGCAAACATTATCTGGTGAAGTAAAAGGGAAACATGATGGTTTAATGTACTATACAATTGGACAACGTCATGGTCTTGGTATTGGTGGTAATGGTGATCCATGGTTTGCTGTTGGAAAAAACTTGAAAGAAAACATTTTATATGTTGACCAAGGATTCCATAACGAACTTCTATATGGTGATGAAGTTATTGCTACGAATGTAGGCTGGGTAAGTAATAAAGCGAAGGAAAAAGAATTTACGTGTACAGCGAAATTCCGTTATCGTCAAGCAGACAATAAAGTAACGGTTCAAATCGTTGATGAAAATACAGTTCGTATTCTTTGTGATGAGCCAATTCGTGCGATTACGCCAGGCCAAGCAGTTGTTTTCTATGATGGAGATGAGTGCTTAGGCGGCGCTACAATTGATGAAGTATATCATAGTGGTAAGAAATTAGATTATTTAGGATAA